A region from the Halosolutus gelatinilyticus genome encodes:
- a CDS encoding prephenate dehydrogenase/arogenate dehydrogenase family protein gives MEVLIVGAGSMGTWFGGAVDADVTFADVDRDAASAAAEAVGGDVADLDGSDRYDVVCVAVPMAHVVDAIAAHAGRAERAVVDVSGVMGAPLDAMAEHAPELETASLHPLFAPERAPGSIAVVRDEPGPATESILEALSARRNDLVETTAPEHDEAMETVQAATHAAVLSFALAAESVPEGFETPIYAELRRLAETMTEGTPRVYTDIQRTFDGADAVAAAAAAIADADADELETMYREAAAKWHDGRPESDRFVRSDANLRGDNE, from the coding sequence ATGGAGGTACTGATCGTCGGCGCGGGCTCGATGGGGACGTGGTTCGGCGGGGCCGTCGACGCCGACGTGACGTTCGCCGACGTCGATCGCGACGCCGCGAGCGCGGCGGCCGAAGCCGTCGGCGGCGACGTCGCCGATCTCGACGGGAGCGATCGGTACGACGTCGTCTGCGTCGCGGTGCCGATGGCCCACGTCGTCGACGCGATCGCGGCCCACGCCGGTCGGGCGGAGCGAGCCGTCGTCGACGTCTCGGGCGTGATGGGAGCGCCGCTGGACGCGATGGCCGAGCACGCTCCGGAGCTCGAAACGGCGAGTCTGCACCCGCTTTTCGCCCCGGAACGCGCGCCCGGATCGATCGCAGTGGTCCGCGACGAACCGGGACCGGCGACCGAGTCGATCCTGGAGGCGCTGTCGGCCCGGAGGAACGACCTCGTCGAGACGACGGCGCCCGAACACGACGAGGCGATGGAGACGGTGCAGGCCGCGACCCACGCGGCCGTCCTCTCGTTCGCGCTCGCGGCCGAGTCCGTCCCCGAGGGCTTCGAGACGCCGATCTACGCGGAACTCCGGCGGCTGGCCGAGACGATGACCGAGGGGACGCCGCGCGTGTACACGGACATCCAGCGGACGTTCGATGGCGCCGACGCCGTCGCCGCCGCCGCCGCAGCGATCGCCGACGCCGACGCCGACGAACTCGAAACGATGTACCGCGAGGCGGCAGCCAAGTGGCACGACGGCCGGCCGGAGTCGGATCGATTCGTCCGATCCGACGCGAACCTCAGAGGTGACAACGAGTGA
- a CDS encoding small ribosomal subunit Rsm22 family protein — protein sequence MSDQREAIRSNAKYLRNVRPIDPDEICEYVEGTPHPAVVRQHLREDAVDLGLLEREDGTFVPVEDDPVPPRRGPIERFPARYESRVEDFLVDRYGVNWHEGPTGELLRSTVRRFKASYLDGRRVEYDDDVAAGYAIYHLPAYYAAVQYALDDLADRVLLDRTLRVLDVGAGVGGPALGLVDYLPGDALVEYHAIEPSAAADVLDELLEETGRNVHATVHRTTAEAFDSDAVADDDFTPAHPDDGFDLVLACNVLSELEDPRAVAESYLELLAPDGTFLAMAPADKNTSIQLRELERELEGRPIDVALDDPDELTDRQRGRAGRVTVYGPTVRLWSGKTPSDRGWSFDVRPDLSVPSFQRNLDEATPPNDPNHDPGEFVNVDVQFSYSLLRLDGRRRIDLDPDTSEWARMADMERHVTNRIDLVAAKLSRSLSGGDDRGDGRSGRSNPLFKISDGSESIDHYAVCTTETSLNRPLLEADYGDVLAFEQILALWNDDEEAYNLVVDEETIVDPIG from the coding sequence GTGAGCGACCAGCGCGAGGCGATCCGATCGAACGCCAAGTACCTGCGGAACGTCCGACCGATCGATCCGGACGAAATCTGCGAGTACGTGGAGGGGACGCCGCATCCGGCGGTCGTCCGCCAGCACCTGCGTGAGGATGCGGTCGACCTGGGCCTGCTCGAGCGCGAGGACGGCACGTTCGTCCCCGTCGAGGACGACCCCGTCCCGCCTCGTCGCGGCCCCATCGAACGGTTCCCCGCCCGCTACGAGTCGCGGGTCGAGGACTTCCTGGTCGACCGCTACGGGGTGAACTGGCACGAGGGTCCCACGGGCGAGTTGCTCCGATCGACCGTCCGCCGGTTCAAGGCCAGCTACCTCGACGGGCGACGCGTCGAGTACGACGACGACGTCGCGGCCGGCTACGCGATCTACCACCTGCCGGCCTACTACGCGGCCGTCCAGTACGCGCTGGACGACCTGGCCGATCGCGTCCTGCTCGATCGCACCCTTCGCGTGCTCGACGTCGGCGCCGGCGTGGGCGGTCCCGCGCTCGGCCTCGTCGACTACCTGCCCGGCGACGCCCTCGTCGAGTACCACGCGATCGAACCCAGCGCGGCCGCGGACGTGCTCGACGAACTCCTCGAAGAGACCGGTCGGAACGTCCACGCCACGGTCCACCGAACGACCGCGGAGGCGTTCGATTCCGACGCGGTTGCTGACGACGATTTTACCCCCGCGCACCCGGACGACGGCTTCGACCTCGTGCTCGCCTGCAACGTCCTGAGCGAACTCGAGGACCCCCGCGCCGTCGCCGAATCGTACCTCGAACTGCTCGCGCCGGACGGGACCTTCCTCGCGATGGCCCCCGCGGACAAGAACACCAGCATCCAGCTGCGCGAGCTCGAACGCGAACTCGAAGGTCGGCCGATCGACGTCGCGCTCGACGATCCGGACGAGCTGACCGATCGGCAACGCGGTCGCGCGGGGCGAGTCACCGTCTACGGCCCGACCGTTCGGCTCTGGTCCGGGAAGACTCCGTCCGATCGCGGCTGGTCGTTCGACGTCCGGCCCGATCTCTCGGTCCCGTCGTTCCAGCGGAATCTCGACGAGGCGACGCCTCCGAACGACCCGAACCACGACCCCGGCGAGTTCGTCAACGTCGACGTCCAGTTTTCCTACTCGCTGCTCCGTCTCGACGGCCGCCGCCGGATCGACCTCGACCCGGATACGTCGGAGTGGGCCCGGATGGCCGACATGGAACGCCACGTCACGAACCGGATCGACCTCGTGGCCGCGAAGCTCAGCCGATCGCTGAGCGGGGGCGACGATCGCGGCGACGGCCGATCCGGCCGATCGAATCCCCTCTTCAAGATCAGCGACGGCAGCGAGTCGATCGACCACTACGCCGTCTGCACGACGGAGACCTCGCTCAACCGCCCGCTGCTCGAGGCCGACTACGGCGACGTCCTCGCGTTCGAGCAGATCCTCGCCCTCTGGAACGACGACGAGGAGGCCTACAACCTCGTCGTCGACGAGGAGACGATCGTCGATCCGATCGGCTAG
- the surE gene encoding 5'/3'-nucleotidase SurE yields MSDDLEILLTNDDGIGSTGIRALYNALSERANVTVVAPASDQSACGRSISHEVDVREHELGYAVEGTPADCVVAGLAELGPVPDIVVAGCNKGANLGEYVLGRSGTISAAVEAAFFDVPAVATSLYVPVDDETPFEEIELTAEDFSEATRVTKFLVEHGLRSGVFEHAAYLNVNVPLPDGEPAPIEITEPSKRYEMDAVRRDGVVHLHDHVWESMDPESIPDPEGTDRRAVAEGRISLSPLTAPHTTNHHEILEDLVAAYADRAASIDR; encoded by the coding sequence ATGAGCGACGACCTCGAGATCCTGCTGACGAACGACGACGGGATCGGGAGTACGGGAATTCGGGCGCTGTACAACGCCCTCTCGGAGCGCGCGAACGTGACCGTCGTCGCCCCCGCCAGCGATCAGAGCGCCTGCGGCCGATCGATCTCGCACGAAGTCGACGTCCGGGAGCACGAACTCGGCTACGCGGTCGAGGGGACGCCCGCGGACTGCGTCGTCGCCGGCCTCGCGGAACTCGGCCCGGTCCCCGACATCGTCGTCGCGGGCTGTAACAAGGGCGCGAACCTCGGCGAGTACGTGCTCGGTCGATCAGGGACGATCAGCGCGGCGGTCGAAGCCGCCTTCTTCGACGTGCCCGCGGTCGCGACCTCGCTGTACGTGCCGGTCGACGACGAGACACCGTTCGAGGAGATCGAACTCACCGCCGAGGACTTCAGCGAGGCGACGCGCGTCACGAAGTTCCTCGTCGAGCACGGCCTCCGGTCGGGGGTCTTCGAGCACGCGGCCTACCTCAACGTCAACGTCCCGCTGCCGGACGGCGAGCCGGCGCCGATCGAGATCACGGAGCCCTCGAAGCGATACGAGATGGACGCCGTCCGACGCGACGGCGTCGTCCACCTCCACGACCACGTCTGGGAGTCGATGGACCCCGAGTCGATCCCGGACCCCGAGGGAACCGATCGCCGGGCTGTCGCCGAGGGCCGGATCAGCCTCTCGCCGCTGACGGCGCCCCACACGACGAACCACCACGAGATTCTCGAGGACCTCGTCGCGGCGTACGCGGACCGCGCCGCGTCGATCGATCGCTGA
- a CDS encoding SelT/SelW/SelH family protein, translating to MTTVEIEYCVPCGFLDRAEAVQHALLSTLGEELDAVTLRTGDHGVFVVRVDDDVVFDTAEDAFDVDEIVRDVRGRL from the coding sequence ATGACGACGGTCGAAATCGAGTACTGCGTCCCGTGCGGCTTCCTCGATCGAGCCGAAGCCGTCCAGCACGCGCTCCTCTCGACGCTCGGCGAGGAACTCGACGCCGTCACGCTCAGGACGGGCGATCACGGCGTGTTCGTCGTCCGCGTCGACGACGACGTCGTCTTCGACACGGCCGAGGACGCGTTCGACGTCGACGAGATCGTCCGCGACGTTCGCGGTCGCCTGTAG
- a CDS encoding helix-turn-helix transcriptional regulator, producing the protein MVFNTLKARLSSFWSSTDADEGQTTESPPTASDEPTPDDDETLSYAEQIEYGVDERELPDEDKILRLLVKRGGRVDEATVREETGWSADRLKSVIDRMEDDDQVSAITVGRKRVICRRGFEPKGYRSHLNE; encoded by the coding sequence ATGGTATTCAATACGCTCAAAGCACGGCTCTCGTCTTTCTGGTCCTCCACAGACGCCGACGAGGGGCAAACGACGGAGTCGCCACCGACCGCATCCGACGAACCGACACCCGATGATGACGAAACATTAAGTTACGCCGAACAGATCGAGTACGGCGTCGACGAACGCGAACTCCCCGACGAAGACAAAATTCTCAGATTGCTCGTCAAACGCGGCGGCCGCGTCGACGAAGCGACCGTTCGCGAGGAAACCGGCTGGTCAGCGGACCGCCTCAAATCGGTCATCGATCGGATGGAGGACGACGACCAGGTCAGCGCCATCACCGTCGGCCGCAAGCGCGTCATCTGCCGGCGCGGGTTCGAGCCGAAGGGGTATCGATCCCACTTGAACGAGTAG
- a CDS encoding PD-(D/E)XK nuclease family protein — MASDAPAETAGERSEPIDLAEVETYLRCPRRHQYEHRRRIHTATRRDAVAARTAIYRAVITAALDRWSAAAPDRSTLRETATAALYEHLDGASIFEGRPGTSRQRRYDEATVRTAVENYVDERGEAHAESAIAIGETYAYAAGGETLACPVDLFREADGGYEIVRFVTTLDGVVWEDPYSDPVADYRSGEGFYPREVGSVLRAYATIHAVAAAHDVSAHNVRFRYYAIAQETYPAHDAGGRNPRPEVVAADRNVTDPCWDAGSECETLLREVATSVAARDWDPADRWDAIAARSCRDCKYRSMCLDYINEEVRF; from the coding sequence GTGGCGAGTGACGCGCCCGCGGAGACGGCCGGGGAGCGGTCCGAGCCGATCGATCTCGCCGAGGTCGAGACCTACCTCCGTTGTCCCCGTCGGCACCAGTACGAACACCGGCGGCGGATTCACACCGCGACGCGACGGGACGCGGTCGCCGCGCGGACCGCGATCTACCGGGCGGTGATCACGGCCGCGCTCGATCGGTGGTCCGCCGCGGCTCCGGATCGATCGACGCTGCGCGAGACCGCCACGGCCGCCCTGTACGAACACTTGGACGGCGCGTCGATCTTCGAGGGCCGACCGGGGACCTCCCGGCAGCGCCGCTACGACGAGGCCACCGTTCGAACGGCGGTCGAGAACTACGTAGACGAGCGCGGCGAGGCCCACGCCGAGAGCGCGATCGCGATCGGGGAGACGTACGCCTACGCGGCCGGCGGCGAGACCCTCGCCTGTCCCGTCGATCTCTTCAGGGAGGCCGACGGCGGATACGAGATCGTCCGGTTCGTCACGACGCTCGACGGCGTCGTCTGGGAGGACCCGTACAGCGATCCGGTTGCGGACTACCGAAGCGGAGAGGGCTTCTACCCCCGAGAGGTCGGGAGCGTCCTCCGGGCGTACGCGACGATCCACGCGGTCGCCGCGGCCCACGACGTCAGCGCGCACAACGTGCGATTCCGGTACTACGCGATCGCCCAGGAGACCTACCCCGCCCACGACGCCGGTGGCCGGAACCCCCGACCCGAGGTCGTCGCCGCCGATCGGAACGTCACCGATCCGTGCTGGGACGCCGGCTCCGAGTGCGAAACGTTGCTCCGGGAGGTGGCCACCTCGGTCGCGGCCCGGGACTGGGATCCCGCCGATCGGTGGGACGCCATCGCGGCCAGATCGTGTCGCGACTGCAAGTACCGGTCCATGTGTCTCGACTACATCAACGAGGAGGTGCGATTCTGA